Proteins from a genomic interval of Zingiber officinale cultivar Zhangliang chromosome 2A, Zo_v1.1, whole genome shotgun sequence:
- the LOC122041289 gene encoding isopentenyl-diphosphate Delta-isomerase I-like codes for MAAVADDATMDAVQRRLMFEDECILVDENDNVIGHESKYNCHLMEKIESLNLLHRAFSVFLFNSKYELLLQQRSETKVTFPLVWTNTCCSHPLYRESELIQENYLGVRNAAQRKLLDELGIPAEDIPVDEFIPLSRMLYKAPSDGKWGEHEVDYLLFIVRDVKLLPNPDEVAGVKYVNRDQLKELLGKADAGEEGVKLSPWFRLVVDNFLMKWWDHVENGTLLEATDMKTIHKLV; via the exons ATGGCCGCTGTCGCTGACGACGCTACCATGGACGCCGTCCAGCGGCGCCTCATGTTCGAGGACGA ATGTATCTTGGTGGATGAGAATGACAATGTCATCGGACATGAATCCAAATACAACT GCCATCTGATGGAAAAGATTGAATCACTGAACCTGCTTCATAGAGCTTTTAGTGTTTTCCTATTCAACTCGAAATATGAGTTGCTACTTCAG CAAAGATCTGAAACAAAAGTAACATTTCCTCTGGTTTGGACAAATACCTGCTGCAGTCATCCGCTCTACCGAGAATCTGAACTTATTCAGGAGAACTACTTAG GGGTTCGAAATGCTGCACAAAGAAAGTTGCTGGATGAGCTAGGCATTCCTGCTGAAGATATACCTGTTGACGAATTCATTCCTCTCAGCCGCATGCTCTATAAAGCTCCATCCGATGGAAAATGGGGGGAGCATGAGG TTGACTACTTGCTTTTCATCGTCCGTGATGTGAAACTGCTGCCAAATCCTGATGAAGTTGCTGGTGTGAAGTACGTGAACCGAGACCAGCTGAAGGAGCTGCTGGGGAAGGCAGATGCCGGCGAGGAGGGTGTCAAGCTTTCTCCATGGTTCAGGCTGGTGGTTGATAACTTCCTAATGAAGTGGTGGGATCATGTGGAGAATGGCACTCTTCTGGAGGCAACTGATATGAAAACGATTCATAAACTGGTTTAG